The region GTATATTACGTTTTCTAAGTGTGTGTTTTAGAATTCGGCTCGTGTAAATACGCGTTCAAGctactttattttaaaataaaatgaaacggtGTTGGTGGCGGTGGAAGGCTATGGTGCGTTTGGGACCTAGCTCGTAGGCTAAATAGCATAGCAGAAAAGAAGTGTTAATTGtacaaaatgtaacaaaaaatacaatagatTGATATTGTGATCACCCGTACGTTTGCATTCGATATGAAAAACTGAAATCATGAGTCATATTTGTGAAATTTTAGTTTGAATCACGCTCAGGTTAAACTTCGTGCTAATGTGGTCCCCTTTCGATATGCAGTTTGGCAACTCTGGGCTTAACACCCCAGGAATCAATCAAGACTTTCTTATAAAATTGGGAGTAACCGTACCCTTAAATTGaagctaaataaaaaaaagatcataagTCCATTTCTAATATTATGTTTAGAATCGTTGTGTTAAAGTTAGACTACGTGCTAACGTGGGACataaacacagacacaaaatcTGGTATCTTTGGACTCGGCACCCCACCTCGCAGCGTTTTCTAATTGTGATGACCTGTTTACTTGGGGAAAAATAAGTCATAAAAAGTTAAACATTTGTCATACTAATGGAATTCTTTTTagatatattttaaattaaactaGGTCCTAAATTTACTCATAAATACAACTTTGCTGTCTTCCGAGCTGTATGCCCCTGCAACTAATCAAAAATTGAGTTTTAAATTGTGATCACCCATACACttgaacctgaaaaaaaaagcaaatcaaaagtcCATCAACCCATTATTTGAAGCACTCAATTCTCACGAGGGGAGCAGgcatgatggagcctatcccagctgtctttgggcagtaggcgggggacaccctgaactgattgccagccaatcgcagggcgcgcaTAGACAAACggtcattcacgctcacaatcacaacttcagacaatttagagtgatcagtgATGATTGGCTGTTTCTTAGGCAAGCAGCATTGGTGGTGTGGGCTGGTTTGCCTGCTCTGCTAAGTACTGTaagcttcctctttttttttttttgaatggaacTGGGCAGGCTGTGCTGTCACAACCGGGGGTGGGGTATGGGGGGATGACTGGTCACATCGGCCTTCATGGAATGTCTGTCATCCGGCCTGGTCGCGCGCATGCACAGTCCGGCTTCTTCCTCTTTATTGCACAACCTTTGCCCTTTTTCTTGGCCGTCTTTTGCTTTGGTCTGCTTTTACCACCTTGTTTCCTGTATGGCGTTTATGGCAAAGTAACAGGGAGAGTCAATGGGGTGTTCGCAAAATGTCTTTATGTTGCCTTTTCTGCTTCATGGTACCGACTCAGCCTGACACTGGTCAACTTGGAGTTGATGGTTTTCCACTTGCAAAATTTAGTGCTGTAAACCTGttgcagttgaaaaaaaaatgcaagtactGTAGTTGATTTCCCCTTAAAAATGTTTCTAATTTTAAACagtaaacatgacacaaactttgatttaaaaaacaacctcACTCCCAACTACTCTAAACATTGTCTTATGATTAATATGACATTGacgaatatgaattaagcagaaacGTCTgcctgtttttattcattttaggcAGCTACCATTTTGTCCCgtactgccacctgctgtcgactgaaatcgacttcacagtgcccACGGGCTCAGTTTGCTTACGTCACAGCTCAGCTTTTTTCCGGGTTTGGTCACGTTATGTTCTCAAGATGAGACGTCAGTTGGCAGCAAAAAGAGAGCAACAGTCATTGAATGGGACAGACGGTCAAGCacgcaaatacaaaatgaaaacacttgaaGAGAGTGAGAAAAGACAAATTATATGAGCTGAACTCCGTAGTAAATGGACAATCAAGAGGCCCTGACATCACTTATTATGCCATAGCCATAAGATATcccttatttgtcccacactggggacatttacaatGAAACCATGAAAAATTTGTCAATTTGAATACTACTTTTGGCTTAACCACatctttaaaaaatttttttttgaacgaaTTAATGGCATCTCATTTCAAGATATCATTGTCTAAATTAGTCCTTCTTTGAGGTAATCAAGCCTCCTCCGGTCTACGTTTTTCTGTTCCTTGTGTTTAACCAAGCATTCATTGATTTGCCAGGCGTGGCTCCTCCGCGGTTTCGCATCGGCGATCAGGAGTTCGAGGCCCTGCCGGCCTTGCTGGAGTTCTACAAGATCCACTACCTGGACACTACCACACTCATCGAGCCCATCGCCAAATCCAAGCACATGGGATTCATCAGCTCTGTCGGCGCGCCCCCGCAGCAGACCGAGGAGGCCGAGTATGTCCGGGCACTCTTTGACTTCCTCGGCAACGACGACGAGGACCTCCCGTTCCGCAAGGGTGACATCCTTCGTGTGCTGGAGAAGCCGGAGGAGCAGTGGTGGAACGCCGCCAACCAGGAGGGGCGCGCCGGAATGATCCCCGTCCCCTATGTGGAGAAgtaccggcccgcctcgcccacGGCGACCGGCCCGGGTGCCCCCATGGCGAGCACGGGACAAGGGGGTCAGGTTGGGGGCGCGGCAGCTGGCACCGACGGAACAGGGCCGCCCCAGGCCCTGGGTGACCCGGGCCAGTACGCCCAACCGGTAGTCGCCACCCAGCTTCCTAACCTACAGAATGGACCAGTGTACGCCCGGGCCATTCAGAAGAGGGTGCCCAACGCCTACGACAAGACGGCACTGGCCCTGGAGgtagtgtttttgttgttgtttttccccaccccacaccctccCCGCCGGGCCATCCCCGACTTTCGCCGCTGTCCTCATTTGCTTCAGCCGAGAACGCGTCGTCCGCTAAATGGCCTCGTCACGCCTCTGCGCACTTGCACAAAAGTAGCTTTACAAATGTGAGCTGACGGCGCGCACGGATGAGCGTATGAATGCAACAGTCTGTACATTGTAACGGGAGCGTCTCATTGTGCGGCATAGCAAAGCATTGTGGGAGCTGATAGTTCAGCAAATTgaccagtgattctcaaccactGTTAATCTGCTTTTATATTTACCTCATACAAATGTTtgcaataaatataattgaacaaaataaattcgGATGCGTCGCCGCCATAGGAACGTTCTcctaaaggcgcttataaataaaatgtattattattattattattaaaacagaGTACAGTACCCCATGTGTGATTCTATTCCTGTACCTGCTTTGCATAATGCCTCCTCTCAATTCATGTTTCACCGGCGCTTTATGAGCTCTGCGGCTGCTATGATTTGAAGTCCCATGGCAGACCGACAAGTCAGATCATTAAATTGCCACTCGGTGACATGTACTGTGGATTAAACTGCCCACAGATCGAGAGCATAATTCACTCGGGTGGCATAATGGTGAAATCAAACACTGCGAAGTGTGCGTGGTCTGCGACTTAAATGTATTTTGGCTGCTGGCGAAATGATTCCATCATGGCAATAATGTAGATTGACTGCAACACGTCTCTGAGATTAGACAGATTTATTTGTAAAAGAGTAGCATCAGCAGCGCGAAAGCAGATGTTAAGACAGTTGGCTTGCAGTCATGTTGCTCGGTGCACGCTTCGCTTCCAGTATTTGAAAAGCTATCATGGTATGAGAATAATTATAATATTACAAGAATGGTCATgctgaaacgaaaaaaaaaagtttctctccAGTGAGCCCCTGACTATTTTTGATCTGTCTTGATAATtttccacatcttttttttttgtatggtttCCCCAGGTGGGCGACATGGTGAAAGTGACCAAGATCAATGTGAACGGCCAGTGGGAGGGCGAGTGCAAAGGCAAGCGCGGCCACTTCCCATTCACCCACGTGCGACTGCTGGAACAACATCACCCGGACGACGAGAGCTGAGAAAACGCTTGTCGCCGGCAACCCGCCTCTTGCGCGTGTCAGGaaagtggaacaaaaaaaacaaacaaaaacaaaacaaaaatatcatgacAGAAGCACACACCCACAAAACAAATTTACAAGCTAAACAAGTTGCAGGGACAAGCTTAGATTGAAcgccttcttttttttgatGGACGGTAGAGCTCATATGAACGACAACACTGAAAATATTCCAGATTATTCTGGTTGTCGCGGTTAACACTCAAACCCAAAACGAGATAACACTTTaatttttgtacaatttttttttttaattgataaggTATATGAATGACTAGTCTATTTTTAGCTTGCGTTCTCCCGTGATGAATTTTTAACCCCAACGGCAACTTTGTTGTGCCTCTTATTTCATATTAAAGGCTCATCACATGTGCAAACCAAAAAGTGAATGTTTACACGTCCATCGTAGGGATGGGTGATCGATTACGTATTACTCGCCAATCCATTGTGTCTTGAAGCAATGGATGCGAACTGGATGCCTCCACAGATTGAGAGAAATAGGCGGCGCTGCATCCATGCTTTCAAACAACGATGTTTGCTGCATTATTTTGCTTAATGCAACTCTGGCATTGAAAGAGCAATTCCGAACAGTCATTCACATTTGTACAATTGTTACAGTAGTCAATCAAGGAAAACGTACTCGAGCCTCGTTGTGCTAAAACCCCGAGCATTAGCTCACCTCGCTAACATGAACAACTGGACAATTCTTGACATTTCCTCATCTTTGTGATACAAAATATAAATCGTCCTAGCCAAACTTCAGTCTTCTGTTTTACAATTCGGTTAGCACCTAGCGACTTCTTAGCTAAAATGAAAGATGTGCAACAGACCTTGGCATCCGACGTTCCTTGTACATCAACCAAACAGTCTATTCCAATACCCATACTCAATCTGGCCAGAACCCAAACAAGCTACAACAcagttaactatcatagctaaACAAGCATTACCTCATTGCGCTAatgttaaaaggaaaaaaaaaatccacttttcgACACCAAATACAAAAATCGCCAGCCAAACTTCAGGTGAAGATGAAAGCTGCATGAACCAAACCTAATTGTCTCCTGGCTTTGACTCGTATTTGATCAATAAAGTGTAGTGAAATACCCTTCCCTGAATCAGCCCAGAACTCAAACAAGTCGGATTAAATATCCGAATGACCTGCCGGTTGATGCGTCGAGATGTAACATTTTGAAACTCATCCGAATGTCAGTCTTCCCTATTTCAGctttcatttttaatcataGAAACGTAAGTAACGGCCATGCTTAGTCTAGCTAAAACTCAAACGTTACAGTCATGATCCTAGCTTTAGCTTTAGCTTGCTaccctaaaaaaaatctgttaagtATTGGTGGTTCATTGAGGGATGTAAAATGTATCTTCTTTgtgacacaaaatacaaaaccaaACTTCAGTCcgtgttgatttgtattttaCACCCAAATGTTGCTAGTGACGATGAGATGTGCGATCCCAAACAAGGAAAGGAAATAAAGTGCCAATCCCTTAATTGGCCAGAACCCAAATGTCACATTAACATAACCCAAAATCGAGTTAAATATTTTAGCTACCTAGCGTTAGCTTTGTAAGCTAAaacgaacaaaaataaaaattgggaaCAATTTCCAAATGGTTCCTCATGGTTTCATGGCAACGGTCAAACAAGCAAACTCGACCTCAACGTATGAGGCTACAACACTTAGTTTACTTCCTACCCAGTATTGTTCTGTATTCCTCACAGCTGATTTTCCAcaagggatttttttgtttctgtatgcGCGCGGACTATTTTTCACCCAACTATCAGAATTAAATTCACTCAAAACTGGCACAGCACTGCACACTTTGTAGTGTCAGTTATTTTTAAGTCGCAAGCGTCTCATGAAAGTCACACTAAAAAAAGAAGTGCAAGATGTTTTCTGTCGATGGAACAATGCGAGGTTTGCTTCCAGGCTGTGCTGAGACGTTTATTCGAGCAAACGTCTTTACCCTGTTTGAGATTTAGATTTATTTGCATAAGAACCGACGAAATGAGCGAGTGACCTTAATGACCAGCCGCTAGTCAATATTTCTTTAAGAGCTTACCACTTTGTTTAAATAAATGATCAGCCAATCCTATAaaccaaaccttttttttctgaattaattttcattcagtGCCAATcactgaaaattatttttaattagccCAACTTGTCCTCGGTCTGTATTTGTATTCTTTCTGAAAATAAGTCTTCCgagaataaagttaaaatactacaaaaacaattttaggagaaaaaaaataatgagaatGTGATGACAATTTAGTCTCATGACTCTTGGCCCCCCCGTGTTTTCCAATGTAGAAAAAatcgatttaaaaaatgttataaatattacatttgtaaTCTATGCTGAAAGTCTTCCTTTTACATGAAATAAGCCATATTGTGAGGATATACCCAATATTGGAAGAGTGAACACGGAATTTTACACCGAAAGACGTAACATTGTGTAATGGTCATTTTACAAGGGAAAGAGGCATTTCaatatttgttttacatttcaacattctttctctttttttgttttgttaaatacTTTTCAGAAAAAGTTATCCCTCGTGTGGCCTTATTACTGCTTTGTATATTTTAGACCAGAGGTAAACATGCTGCTAATTGCtgaaagcgttttttttaactcatatgaatgcttaaaaaaaaaagatgattcctAAACTCTTGTCGTAGCTTTGGGTAGAACATCTTCAATGGGATTATCGTAGCTCATGTGAATGCTGAAGAAACCATTTAGGAATCTGCTAACATGCACCTTAATCCCTTCAGTCCTTGCAAGTTTTTCaaccaaaaagaaaacccaaaacatttccTTCAGAGAGCTACATATTTGTGCCATTCCACACCACTGTTAAAGGACCACAAACAAGCAAAGTGTAAGATTTTTCCGTTTTATTTTGTACATTATGTCAAAGtgttaaaatatatttcaagttttgatttatttttctgtatggTGTTGTGTTAATAATATACCTagtcaataaaaaaatgtaccaaTATATGGACAGTTTGAATTcgtccctcccccacccccacttgtGATGTGAAACTAGCCCTTAACCCAGGAGAGAAACCCAAACTGCAAATTTGGCTAGAAACACTGACCTTGAAACCTACACTCttgtttaaaaccctaaccctgatttAAAATCCTACTTCGTAATTCCGAAAAAGTGGCCTTGAAACACTTAACCCCATCTTCAAAATCTTACCCCGACCTTGAAATCCGAACTCTGGCTGCAAAAGTAGAaaccccctttaaaaaaaacgctttgTGACGTCATAACGTCAGAGCCGGTTAATTGCGTCACAAAAACGTTTTCGCCGCaaggaagtgatttttacgAATGTTTACAATTTACTTTTTTAGTCTGACGCCATTTAATGGCCGCTTTAAGGTCCGGTGTCTCTTAGAAATTGCCACAAATTGACGTCAAGAATTGTCAACTTTTTCCATGTCACCCCCATATTTCTGTGAAGTAAGAAAGCCAAATTTTAGAGTTGCTATGAATTCATAAGATGCATTCACTCATTGCGGTCTTTCGCCATTAAAACGATATTTGTCGCTTGATAGCGCATTTTTGTAACGCAGTCTGGTCATGTGGATGGCGGAGAGTGTCGCACTCGTTTCATGCCGAGGAGGGAGGAGACGCGCCGGGTTCCCGGATGCTGCTCCGACGCCATATTTACCGTGGGACTGTGGTGCTTGTTGCTACTCCACCGCCAGAAACCACCCAGTGGCCCGACAAGtcctcttttttctctctctctcccccttccgggacttttccttttttcgaaaagcaccccccgccctccaccaccaccaccgctttTGCCGAGCACCATGGCGGACAGAGGGGACGCAGTGTACCAGGCGAAACTCGCCGAGCAAGCGGAGCGATACGATGGTAAgttttttattctttctgtaTGGGTCTCAGGCCCCGCTAGAGGCACGAACTCACCGGCTTCCCTCCCCCCAGGCCCCTAGTAGGTGCCTCTGTTCACATGGATCTGCGGGGCTCGGTGGAAACAAAATGGCGGACATATATTCATTGGAATGGGATATTTAAACGGTGAAAATGAATAGTTTGCTACTTGTAGGAGAACAACGTCACTGTCACATAAGCACCACACTCTTGGGTTGCCATTTAACGTCGTTAATCATTTCAAGCGATAAATAAAATGCCGTTTCCCGAGTCTGTAGCAAGCAGATTAGCCGCTAACCTAG is a window of Hippocampus zosterae strain Florida chromosome 16, ASM2543408v3, whole genome shotgun sequence DNA encoding:
- the LOC127588530 gene encoding adapter molecule crk-like, which codes for MAGNFDAEDRASWYWGRLSRQEAVSLLQGQRHGVFLVRDSITSPGDYVLSVSENSKVSHYIINSISNNRLSGSGVAPPRFRIGDQEFEALPALLEFYKIHYLDTTTLIEPIAKSKHMGFISSVGAPPQQTEEAEYVRALFDFLGNDDEDLPFRKGDILRVLEKPEEQWWNAANQEGRAGMIPVPYVEKYRPASPTATGPGAPMASTGQGGQVGGAAAGTDGTGPPQALGDPGQYAQPVVATQLPNLQNGPVYARAIQKRVPNAYDKTALALEVGDMVKVTKINVNGQWEGECKGKRGHFPFTHVRLLEQHHPDDES